Part of the Tenacibaculum sp. SZ-18 genome, AATTAGGAATGTTATACAAGTTTGTAAATGTAAAACGCCAATCATTACATGCAATCGTTAATCTTTCTATTCCTACTGGAACCTTAGAAGCAGAGGATGCTACTCCAATGTCTGCTCCAAATAAAATTCAATTGCCTTATCCAATGCAAATAGGAAGCGGAACTTATGATTTAGACTTGGGATTAAATTATTTAGGTCAAACAGATAATTACTCTTGGGGTTCACAGTTAAAAGGAACCTACCGTTTTGATAGAAACGAATTTGATTATTCTTTAGGAAACAGATATAGTTTGAATTCTTGGTTTGCGCATAAAGTTAATGATTGGATTAGCTTTTCAGCTAGAGGAGAAGTTTTAGTAGAAGAAAGAATTAATGGTGCGAATCCAAATTTGAATCCAATGATGGTTACAACTGCTGACATTCCAAATTCAGGAGGAAAATATGTCAACGGAGGATTTGGGTTTAATGTTTACGTTCCTAAAGGATCATTTAAAAATATTCGTTTCGGATTTGAATATGCACAGCCATTGTATCAACAACCAAATGGTATTCAATTAGAAAGAAGAGAAACATTAACTTTTGGTTTACAGTATTCGCTGTAAATAATTAAAATATATGTTAAATTCTCGCGATTGCAATTTGAATGATGAAGCTGACATTTTGAATTATACAGTTTATGTTCAGTTTGATTATAATAATTTGATTCAAAATAAAGAGAAAGTTTTGGACGCTAAATAAGTTATGGTAATCTCGCTCAAAAGTTTAGATTCAACTATAGGTTGAATAAAAATTCATGTTTTTATTGAAATTAGATGAAAGTTTTTGGGTTACCGTAAACATTAACATAATTAAGGAATACTAAAAACATGGGAGCTGAAATAAAAAAAATTTTCAATTTCTTCTCAATTCATTGGAAACCCAAGTTCATTTTATTTTGGGATACACAATTATGTTTAAATCTAGATGAATCATCTTAAATATAAATTGATAAACGTCATTACAAAAAATTTCAATTGTGAAGCGATCTGACTATGAATTCAAAATTTAAGAGATTATTTCATGACATTACATGTTGTAGATTTCAATTCTATAACTTCTAATTATTGCTGGAGAATTAATTAAATATTATGATTGGAGTGATGCAGGATGGTTAATGAGAAGAAAGATTTGATTAAAGATGTTTCATTATGGGCATTTTGAAGGATAGAATTGGTATTTAGTATTAATTGTAGCAACATTGTTAATTGAAATAATTTGTACAGCTACCTTTTCTATTTGCCTATGAAAAACAAAGGACATCCTTGGTGTTCCAAAACAAATTGAGAACTTTATTTTGGTAATAGATACCATTGGAAATCTAACTAATTTTTTTAAATCTTAAGATTTTCACAAAATATTAATATTAAAAGAGAGTAAGGATAGTTAATTTTAGAGACAAATTCCTTAATTATAATTAAAACGATCAATCATGAAAAAATCAATTTTATCAATTTTAGTATGTGCTATTGCTTTAGTATTCTCTAATGATACACTTGCTCAAAATTTTAGAAAAATAGATAAAAGTCCAATGGATGCAACAGCGTATCCTACAGATTGGAAAAACCCAGATAAATTGGCGAAAGTAGTATATAGTCGACCTCAGTTAAAAGGAAGATCTTTAGATAAATTAGCTCCAAAAGGAAAAGTTTGGAGAACTGGTGCTAACGAAGCAGTTGAAATTACTTTTTATAAGGATGTTACATTTGGAGGTAAGCCTGTAAAAGCAGGGACGTATACATTATTCACAATTCCTGGAGATAATGAGTGGACAGTTATTTTAAGTACTGCAAGAAATGTTTGGGGAGCTTATTTTTATAACGAAAGTGAAGATGTTGTAAGAGTTATGGCCAAAGTTTCCAAGGCTAAAAGTACTTTAGAAGTATTTTCAATGGCTTTTGATGGAAAAGGAAATGACGCTGATCTTTACATGGGATGGGGAGATGTTTTAGTTTCAGTTCCAGTAAAAGGTTAAAAAATAAAAGCTGATATAAAATAAAAAAGCCTGAGTAGTTCCTCAGGCTTTTTTTGTTGTCAAGTTTACCACAATTTATTTTTACTGGTATGCAAAACAAACGTTGCGTTAAATCCAAAATGGAAATTTCCATCGTGGAAGTTGAAATTATTT contains:
- a CDS encoding transporter → MKNIVKIAVALFAMVQTTYAQKNTELWAAGRPDGHAPISVMGDHYHGKEDVMFSYRYMRMNMEGLLRGSTEITNAQGHDSGYMVTPSNMPMDMHMLGIMYGLTDKITLVAMAMYTQNEMDLQMRMMSGMTTQFSTSSSGFGDVKLGMLYKFVNVKRQSLHAIVNLSIPTGTLEAEDATPMSAPNKIQLPYPMQIGSGTYDLDLGLNYLGQTDNYSWGSQLKGTYRFDRNEFDYSLGNRYSLNSWFAHKVNDWISFSARGEVLVEERINGANPNLNPMMVTTADIPNSGGKYVNGGFGFNVYVPKGSFKNIRFGFEYAQPLYQQPNGIQLERRETLTFGLQYSL
- a CDS encoding DUF2911 domain-containing protein, which gives rise to MKKSILSILVCAIALVFSNDTLAQNFRKIDKSPMDATAYPTDWKNPDKLAKVVYSRPQLKGRSLDKLAPKGKVWRTGANEAVEITFYKDVTFGGKPVKAGTYTLFTIPGDNEWTVILSTARNVWGAYFYNESEDVVRVMAKVSKAKSTLEVFSMAFDGKGNDADLYMGWGDVLVSVPVKG